A genomic stretch from Marinimicrobium sp. C6131 includes:
- a CDS encoding beta-ketoacyl synthase yields the protein MSSLPVIVGFGGFNAAGRSSGHHAYRRMIIESLPTEERQETLAGLAVLMGLVSYEDNAYRDADDRPYELADIERQFGPAILEGTLIRRIDPTFFDVDAAHWQKSANLSGGEAPMSFELSERDLPEPLPSDWQVQALDDRRVRVTLAGTLEVKWDSFRALPVKSAGQLPRGFDPGSLYNSRFHPRALQLTVIGASDAIQSVGVPWADIANAVRPDQVSVYASNVMSQMDEAGFGGLLQARLKGGRVSTKQCPLGLNSMPADFVNAYIIGSVGQTGAIAGACASFLYNLRAAVEDITAGRCRVAVVGNAEAPITPEIIDGYATMGALAAEDKLKKIDGADTTDPRRTSRPFGENCGFTIAESSQYVVLMDDALAFELGADIHGAVNDVFINADGFKKSISAPGPGNYITMAKAVASARAILGEESVQKRSMVQAHGSSTPQNRVTESEIFHRVAEVFGITDWPIAAVKAYVGHSLSAASGEQLINSLGVFRYGFVPGIKTIDKVADDVFSERLILPLEDLDRRENPLDVAFLNSKGFGGNNATASVLAPRVVEPMLRRRYGDAAFQDYERRREAVREQARAYDGQALKGQFDTLYHFGQNMIDESEIELGSEELRLPGMAQSIDLNFPNRYADMTD from the coding sequence ATGTCATCACTGCCGGTTATTGTGGGGTTTGGCGGTTTCAATGCCGCCGGTCGAAGCTCGGGTCATCATGCTTATCGGCGGATGATCATCGAAAGCTTGCCCACGGAAGAGCGGCAGGAAACCCTGGCGGGCCTCGCCGTGCTGATGGGGCTGGTGAGTTACGAGGATAACGCCTACCGCGACGCCGATGACCGCCCTTACGAATTGGCCGATATTGAGCGCCAGTTCGGTCCGGCCATTCTCGAAGGCACGCTGATCCGCCGAATCGATCCGACGTTCTTTGACGTCGATGCGGCTCATTGGCAAAAAAGTGCCAATCTGAGTGGTGGCGAGGCGCCCATGAGTTTTGAACTCTCCGAGCGTGACCTCCCGGAGCCACTGCCCTCAGACTGGCAAGTGCAGGCGCTGGATGACCGTCGCGTCAGAGTGACGTTGGCGGGGACGCTGGAAGTGAAGTGGGACAGCTTCCGGGCCTTGCCGGTCAAATCTGCGGGGCAGTTGCCCAGGGGATTTGACCCCGGCTCGCTGTACAACTCCCGCTTTCATCCGCGGGCCCTGCAACTGACGGTCATTGGTGCCTCGGATGCGATTCAGTCGGTGGGAGTGCCCTGGGCGGACATTGCCAATGCGGTGCGTCCCGACCAGGTGAGCGTCTACGCCAGTAACGTCATGAGCCAGATGGATGAGGCGGGCTTCGGCGGCTTGCTGCAGGCACGCCTGAAGGGCGGCCGGGTGAGTACCAAGCAGTGCCCACTGGGTCTGAACAGCATGCCGGCGGATTTCGTCAACGCCTACATTATTGGCAGCGTCGGTCAGACCGGGGCGATTGCCGGCGCTTGTGCCTCATTCCTGTATAACCTGCGCGCGGCGGTGGAAGACATTACCGCCGGGCGCTGCCGGGTGGCGGTAGTGGGTAATGCCGAGGCGCCCATTACCCCGGAAATCATTGATGGTTACGCCACCATGGGTGCCCTGGCGGCGGAAGATAAACTGAAGAAAATAGATGGGGCCGATACGACAGACCCCCGTCGGACCAGCCGTCCGTTTGGAGAGAACTGCGGTTTCACCATTGCCGAGTCCAGCCAGTACGTGGTGTTGATGGATGATGCGCTGGCGTTTGAACTCGGGGCGGATATTCACGGCGCGGTCAACGACGTTTTCATTAACGCGGACGGTTTCAAGAAGTCGATTTCAGCGCCGGGGCCGGGTAACTACATTACGATGGCCAAAGCAGTGGCGTCCGCTCGTGCCATTCTGGGTGAAGAGTCCGTGCAGAAGCGCTCCATGGTGCAGGCCCACGGCTCCAGTACTCCCCAGAATCGGGTGACCGAGTCGGAAATTTTCCATCGGGTGGCCGAAGTATTTGGTATTACGGACTGGCCGATTGCCGCCGTAAAGGCCTATGTCGGCCACTCCTTGTCCGCCGCCAGCGGCGAGCAGTTGATCAACAGTCTCGGGGTGTTCCGCTATGGCTTCGTGCCGGGTATCAAGACCATCGACAAAGTGGCGGATGATGTGTTCTCCGAGCGGTTGATCCTCCCGCTGGAAGACCTGGATCGCCGGGAAAACCCTCTGGATGTGGCTTTCCTCAATTCGAAAGGGTTCGGCGGTAACAATGCGACCGCCAGCGTGCTGGCCCCCCGGGTCGTGGAACCGATGCTGCGTCGGCGCTATGGTGACGCCGCTTTCCAGGACTACGAACGGCGTCGGGAGGCGGTTCGGGAGCAGGCGAGGGCCTACGATGGCCAGGCTCTGAAGGGGCAGTTCGATACGCTGTATCACTTTGGTCAGAACATGATCGATGAGAGTGAAATTGAACTCGGCAGCGAGGAGCTGCGCTTACCGGGTATGGCGCAAAGTATCGATCTGAACTTCCCCAACCGTTACGCCGATATGACCGACTGA
- the rpsP gene encoding 30S ribosomal protein S16 encodes MVTIRLSRGGSKKRPFYHLSVTDSRSARNGRYIERVGFFNPIARGQEERLRIDNERVEYWVGQGAQLSDRVASLLKEQKKQAA; translated from the coding sequence ATGGTAACTATTCGTCTGTCACGTGGCGGCTCCAAAAAGCGTCCTTTTTACCACCTGTCCGTAACCGACAGCCGCAGCGCCCGTAATGGCCGTTACATCGAACGCGTTGGTTTCTTCAACCCGATCGCTCGCGGTCAGGAAGAGCGTCTGCGCATCGATAACGAGCGTGTCGAGTACTGGGTGGGCCAGGGCGCGCAGTTGAGCGACCGCGTTGCCAGCCTGCTGAAAGAGCAGAAGAAGCAAGCCGCCTGA
- the rimM gene encoding ribosome maturation factor RimM (Essential for efficient processing of 16S rRNA): protein MADARTRNKGSNLIDVGRITAVFGIQGWVKIHSYTEPQENLFGYGPWWLKTARGVKAVEIDDSRPHGKGFVAHIKGVDDRDEAALYTGVTIAVEKQLLPELEGDDYYWHQLQGLRVVSHWGGQEQDLGTVTRLLETGANDVLVVQGDAQSIDQSERLIPYVPEQFVRRVDLAAERIEVDWDPEF, encoded by the coding sequence ATGGCTGACGCCCGAACCCGCAACAAGGGGTCAAACCTGATTGACGTCGGGCGTATCACGGCCGTATTTGGCATTCAGGGGTGGGTAAAAATTCACTCCTATACCGAGCCACAGGAGAACCTGTTCGGCTACGGCCCTTGGTGGTTGAAGACCGCCCGGGGGGTAAAAGCGGTAGAAATTGACGACAGTCGTCCTCACGGTAAAGGGTTTGTCGCGCACATCAAGGGCGTAGACGACCGCGATGAGGCCGCCCTCTATACCGGGGTGACCATTGCGGTGGAAAAGCAGCTGCTCCCGGAACTGGAGGGTGACGACTATTACTGGCACCAGTTGCAGGGCCTTCGGGTCGTCAGCCACTGGGGTGGTCAGGAGCAGGACCTGGGTACCGTGACGCGACTGCTGGAAACCGGCGCGAATGACGTGTTGGTGGTGCAGGGCGATGCCCAGAGCATTGACCAGAGCGAGCGGCTGATTCCCTATGTGCCCGAACAGTTTGTACGCCGGGTGGACCTGGCGGCAGAGCGTATCGAGGTGGACTGGGATCCGGAGTTTTGA
- the trmD gene encoding tRNA (guanosine(37)-N1)-methyltransferase TrmD — protein MNEAPETQPVRLAVVSLFPDMMQAVTGYGVTGRAVKQGLIDVQCWNPREFTRDKHRTVDDRPYGGGPGMVMMVEPLRDAIAAAKAWAGQEAPVIYLSPQGRPLDQSGVETLAGYGPMVLVAGRYEGIDERLLETVIDQEWSIGDYVLSGGELPAMVVIDAVTRLIPGALGHAQSAEQDSFTKGLLDCPHYTRPENFEGHEVPEVLLSGDHERIRRWRLKQALGRTWQKRPDLLKAINLTEEQHALLTDFRRDLEALNSSCEATDSQETRHD, from the coding sequence TTGAACGAAGCGCCTGAAACACAGCCGGTACGATTGGCGGTGGTCAGTCTGTTTCCGGACATGATGCAGGCGGTGACCGGCTACGGTGTGACCGGACGGGCGGTCAAGCAGGGCCTGATCGACGTGCAGTGTTGGAATCCCCGGGAGTTTACCCGGGATAAGCACCGCACCGTAGACGATCGGCCCTACGGTGGTGGCCCCGGCATGGTGATGATGGTGGAGCCACTGCGCGACGCCATTGCGGCCGCCAAGGCATGGGCCGGTCAGGAAGCGCCGGTGATTTATCTGTCGCCACAGGGGCGCCCGCTGGATCAGTCCGGCGTAGAGACTCTGGCCGGTTATGGCCCGATGGTGCTGGTGGCCGGACGCTATGAAGGAATTGATGAACGGTTGCTGGAGACGGTGATCGATCAGGAGTGGTCCATTGGCGACTACGTTCTGAGCGGCGGGGAGTTGCCCGCCATGGTGGTGATAGACGCGGTGACCCGCCTGATTCCGGGGGCGTTGGGTCACGCCCAGTCGGCAGAGCAGGACTCCTTTACCAAAGGCCTGCTGGACTGCCCACACTACACCCGCCCGGAAAATTTTGAAGGGCATGAGGTCCCGGAAGTGCTACTGTCCGGTGACCACGAAAGAATTCGGCGCTGGCGCCTGAAACAGGCGCTGGGGCGGACCTGGCAGAAACGGCCAGACTTGCTAAAAGCAATTAACCTAACCGAGGAACAGCATGCGCTGTTGACGGACTTTCGTCGGGACCTTGAAGCACTTAACTCTAGCTGTGAAGCTACAGACTCTCAGGAGACTAGGCATGACTAA
- the rplS gene encoding 50S ribosomal protein L19, whose translation MTNKIIQALDAEQMKQDVPEFAPGDTVVVQVKVTEGNRERLQAFEGVVIGKRNRGLNSAFTVRKVSHGVGVERTFQVHSRQVDSIQVKRKGDVRQAKLYYLRDLTGKAARIKEKLS comes from the coding sequence ATGACTAACAAGATCATTCAGGCGCTCGACGCCGAACAGATGAAACAGGATGTACCGGAATTCGCCCCGGGCGACACCGTGGTGGTACAGGTAAAGGTAACGGAAGGTAACCGCGAGCGTCTGCAGGCGTTTGAAGGTGTGGTTATCGGTAAGCGTAACCGTGGCCTGAACTCGGCGTTCACCGTGCGTAAGGTGTCCCACGGTGTGGGCGTTGAGCGTACTTTCCAGGTGCACAGCCGTCAGGTTGACAGCATCCAGGTGAAGCGTAAGGGTGATGTTCGCCAGGCGAAGCTGTACTACCTGCGCGATCTGACCGGCAAGGCGGCTCGCATCAAGGAAAAGCTGTCCTGA
- the xerD gene encoding site-specific tyrosine recombinase XerD — protein MEKGLSENTLGSYRRDLEAFAQWLVEQGRGLMTLDAIAVYDYLAYRHKKGYSSRSTARFLSCARGFYRHQIREGRLEENPLALVDNPKLPRSLPKSLTETDVERLLLAPDLEDPVGFRDRTMLEVLYACGLRVSELVGLTLAQVNLRQGVVRVMGKGSKERLVPLGEEAIDWISRYLQEARPVLLHNVPSEVLFPSTRAREMTRQTFWHRIKHWALVAGIDKPLSPHTLRHAFATHLLNHGADLRVVQLLLGHSDLSTTQIYTHVARARMQEQHRQHHPRG, from the coding sequence ATGGAAAAAGGCCTCAGTGAGAATACTCTGGGTTCCTATCGGCGCGACCTTGAGGCCTTTGCGCAGTGGCTGGTCGAGCAGGGCAGGGGGTTGATGACGCTGGATGCCATCGCCGTCTACGACTATCTCGCGTATCGCCATAAAAAAGGTTATTCCAGTCGTTCCACCGCCCGTTTTCTCTCGTGCGCCCGTGGATTTTATCGCCACCAGATTCGCGAAGGGCGGCTGGAGGAGAACCCCCTGGCCCTCGTGGATAATCCGAAACTGCCCAGGTCTCTGCCCAAATCCCTGACCGAAACCGATGTCGAGCGACTGTTGTTGGCGCCGGATCTCGAAGATCCAGTGGGCTTTCGCGACCGTACCATGCTCGAGGTCCTCTACGCCTGTGGTCTGAGGGTCAGTGAGCTGGTGGGGCTCACCCTGGCGCAGGTCAACCTGCGTCAGGGCGTGGTCAGGGTCATGGGCAAGGGCAGTAAGGAGCGACTGGTGCCCCTGGGAGAGGAGGCCATCGACTGGATCTCCCGGTATCTGCAGGAAGCGAGACCTGTGCTCTTGCATAATGTGCCCAGTGAAGTACTCTTCCCCAGTACTCGCGCCCGGGAGATGACTCGCCAGACTTTTTGGCACAGAATTAAACATTGGGCGCTGGTGGCGGGCATTGATAAGCCCCTGTCGCCCCATACCTTGCGGCATGCCTTTGCGACCCATTTGCTGAACCATGGGGCGGATTTGCGGGTCGTACAGTTGTTGCTGGGCCACAGTGATTTGTCCACTACCCAGATATACACCCATGTCGCCCGGGCGCGGATGCAGGAGCAGCATCGCCAGCATCACCCGCGGGGATGA
- a CDS encoding DsbC family protein yields MLKQVAVGLMVLMGVVTAQAQEMSTEDRILKALSEARPDFEFTDVRPSPIEGLYQARVVGGPVLYVSPDAQLMIAGDMFTIEPGGFGRYEDPAVVEKRKQLAAQLDKEDTIAFAPEGESKAVVYVFTDVDCGYCRRLHSQMTAYQDGGETKPGYNDLGIEIRYLAYPRAGVGSPSAQKLETAWCADDQQAVLDRLKNLQSVENKACDNDPVAEHYRLGGEFGVNGTPALVLPNGTVQPGYVPPAQLAQILGL; encoded by the coding sequence ATGTTGAAGCAAGTGGCGGTTGGTCTGATGGTCCTGATGGGTGTCGTGACGGCACAGGCTCAGGAGATGTCCACCGAGGATCGTATTTTGAAAGCCCTCTCCGAGGCGCGTCCCGATTTTGAGTTTACCGACGTGCGCCCGTCCCCCATTGAAGGCCTGTATCAGGCGCGTGTGGTCGGCGGACCGGTGCTTTATGTTTCCCCCGATGCGCAATTGATGATCGCCGGTGATATGTTCACCATTGAGCCCGGTGGCTTTGGACGCTATGAAGATCCGGCGGTGGTCGAAAAGCGCAAGCAGCTTGCCGCTCAGCTGGATAAAGAAGACACCATCGCCTTCGCCCCGGAAGGGGAGAGCAAGGCGGTAGTGTATGTATTCACCGACGTTGACTGCGGTTATTGTCGCCGGCTGCACAGCCAGATGACCGCCTATCAGGACGGTGGTGAAACCAAGCCTGGCTACAATGATCTGGGCATCGAAATTCGTTACCTGGCCTATCCTCGGGCCGGTGTGGGCAGTCCCTCCGCCCAAAAGCTGGAAACCGCCTGGTGTGCGGACGATCAGCAGGCCGTACTGGATCGCCTGAAAAACCTCCAGTCAGTGGAGAACAAAGCCTGTGACAATGACCCGGTGGCTGAGCACTACCGCCTCGGTGGCGAGTTCGGTGTGAACGGAACCCCCGCTCTGGTGCTGCCCAACGGGACGGTTCAGCCCGGGTATGTACCACCGGCGCAACTCGCCCAGATTCTCGGGCTCTGA
- a CDS encoding homoserine dehydrogenase: MKPVKIGICGLGTVGSGTVNVLHRNSRVINARAGCDIVIGQVACRRDDVDCDISGLNVTRDIFDVATNPDIDILVELIGGIDVARELILKAIEHGKHVVTANKALIAEHGNEIFAAANEKGVTVAFEAAVAGGIPIIKAIREGLSANKIEWLAGIINGTGNFILTEMRDKGRGFSEVLEEAQELGYAEADPTFDVEGIDAAHKLVILASIAFGIPLQFDKVFTEGISRIAPQDVQYAQELGYRIKHLGIAQKGPKGIELRVHPTLIPQKRLIANVDGVMNAVLVKGDAVGPTLYYGAGAGAEPTASAVLADIVDVARTLTADPEHRVPYLGFQQEQLRSELEIVPIEEVETAYYLRMSALDKPGVLSQVAQILSDSGISIEALIQKEAADEEEIVPLILLTNRAVEKQLVEAIIKIESLSSITGPITRIRVEPLK; this comes from the coding sequence TTGAAACCGGTCAAAATAGGTATCTGTGGCCTCGGCACCGTAGGCAGCGGCACGGTCAATGTCCTTCATCGCAACAGTCGGGTGATCAACGCCCGCGCCGGGTGTGACATTGTTATTGGCCAGGTCGCCTGTCGTCGTGACGATGTGGACTGCGACATCTCAGGGCTCAATGTCACTCGCGATATCTTTGACGTCGCCACCAATCCGGACATCGACATTCTGGTCGAGCTGATCGGCGGGATTGATGTGGCCCGGGAGCTGATTCTGAAAGCTATTGAGCACGGCAAGCATGTGGTTACCGCCAACAAGGCCCTGATCGCGGAGCACGGCAACGAGATTTTTGCCGCCGCCAATGAAAAAGGCGTTACGGTTGCATTCGAAGCAGCGGTGGCCGGTGGTATCCCCATCATCAAGGCCATCCGCGAAGGCCTGTCTGCCAACAAGATCGAGTGGCTGGCGGGGATCATCAACGGCACCGGCAATTTCATTCTCACCGAAATGCGCGACAAGGGCCGCGGCTTTTCCGAAGTGCTGGAAGAGGCCCAGGAGCTGGGCTACGCCGAAGCCGATCCGACCTTTGATGTCGAGGGCATCGACGCCGCGCACAAGCTGGTGATTCTGGCCTCCATTGCTTTCGGTATTCCCCTGCAGTTCGACAAAGTATTCACCGAAGGCATCAGCCGTATTGCCCCCCAGGACGTCCAGTACGCCCAGGAGCTGGGTTACCGGATCAAACATCTGGGGATTGCCCAGAAAGGGCCCAAGGGCATTGAGCTGCGCGTGCATCCGACCCTGATTCCCCAGAAGCGCCTGATTGCCAATGTAGATGGCGTGATGAACGCTGTGTTGGTCAAGGGCGACGCCGTTGGCCCGACCCTGTATTACGGCGCCGGTGCGGGTGCCGAGCCCACAGCCTCGGCGGTGTTGGCAGATATCGTCGATGTCGCACGTACTCTGACCGCCGATCCCGAGCATCGGGTTCCCTACCTCGGCTTCCAGCAGGAACAGCTGCGCAGCGAACTGGAAATCGTGCCCATCGAAGAGGTGGAGACCGCGTACTATCTGCGCATGTCGGCTCTGGATAAACCCGGGGTACTGTCTCAGGTCGCGCAAATTCTGAGTGACTCCGGCATCAGCATCGAAGCCCTGATCCAGAAGGAAGCCGCAGACGAAGAAGAAATCGTCCCCTTGATCCTGTTGACCAACCGGGCTGTGGAAAAGCAACTGGTGGAGGCGATCATCAAGATCGAATCCCTGAGCTCCATCACCGGCCCGATTACCCGCATCCGTGTGGAGCCATTGAAGTGA
- the thrC gene encoding threonine synthase — translation MKYISTRGQAPALDFEDVVLTGLAPDGGLYVPETLPEFSREEIASWAGLSYEQLAFKIMAPFVSGAVSDEELKQIISEAYSSFRHDAIAPLVQTAHNEWILELFQGPTLAFKDFALQFLGHLLDHLLKKRQQKVVVMGATSGDTGSAAIEGCRRCDNIDIYILHPYKRVSDVQRRQMTTVLEDNVHNIALEGNFDDCQNMVKASFGDQSFLPEDRQLVAVNSINWARIMAQIVYYFYAGLALGAPARPISFSVPTGNFGDIFAGYLAKRMGLPIDQLVIATNSNDILHRCLSGNDHSKQPLQHTLSPSMDIMVSSNFERMLFDLYDRDGNKIRALMEDFKSGAMHLDESALSKARELFSSYKVDDDVMLEVIRDVFERTEYLLDPHTAIGLKAARETRRRQDIPMVCLATAHPAKFPEAVRKAGQDADPALPHHMADLFQREERYEVLANDIGTVQSYIAKNLKA, via the coding sequence GTGAAATACATCAGCACTCGGGGTCAGGCCCCGGCCCTCGATTTTGAAGACGTAGTCCTGACCGGGTTGGCGCCGGATGGCGGCCTTTATGTTCCGGAAACGCTGCCGGAATTCAGCCGGGAAGAAATTGCCTCCTGGGCGGGCCTCTCCTACGAACAACTCGCGTTCAAGATCATGGCGCCGTTCGTCTCGGGCGCCGTGTCCGATGAGGAACTCAAGCAGATTATCAGTGAGGCTTACAGCAGCTTCCGTCACGACGCGATTGCGCCTCTGGTGCAGACGGCGCACAACGAATGGATTCTGGAACTGTTCCAGGGCCCGACCCTGGCGTTCAAGGACTTCGCCCTGCAGTTCCTCGGCCATCTGCTCGATCACCTGCTGAAAAAACGCCAGCAGAAAGTGGTGGTGATGGGAGCGACCTCCGGTGATACCGGTTCGGCGGCGATTGAAGGCTGCCGTCGTTGCGACAACATCGATATTTATATTCTGCACCCCTACAAGCGGGTATCGGATGTACAGCGCCGGCAGATGACCACCGTGCTGGAAGACAACGTGCATAACATTGCGTTGGAAGGCAATTTTGACGATTGCCAGAATATGGTGAAAGCCAGTTTCGGCGATCAGTCATTTCTGCCCGAAGATCGCCAACTGGTGGCGGTCAACTCGATCAACTGGGCGCGTATCATGGCCCAGATCGTTTACTACTTTTACGCGGGCCTGGCGTTGGGCGCACCGGCACGTCCGATCTCTTTCTCGGTGCCTACCGGTAACTTCGGCGATATTTTTGCCGGTTATCTGGCCAAGCGCATGGGACTGCCGATCGATCAGTTGGTGATCGCCACCAACAGCAACGATATTCTGCATCGTTGTCTGAGCGGCAATGATCACAGCAAACAGCCGCTCCAGCATACGCTGTCGCCGAGTATGGATATCATGGTGTCCAGTAACTTTGAGCGTATGTTGTTTGATCTGTACGACCGCGACGGGAACAAGATTCGCGCTCTGATGGAGGACTTCAAGTCTGGCGCCATGCATCTGGATGAGTCGGCGCTGTCGAAGGCGCGTGAGCTGTTCAGCAGTTACAAGGTGGATGATGATGTGATGCTGGAGGTGATTCGCGATGTGTTTGAGCGCACTGAATACCTGCTGGATCCGCATACGGCGATCGGTTTGAAAGCGGCCCGCGAAACGCGCCGTCGTCAGGATATTCCGATGGTCTGCCTGGCCACGGCCCATCCGGCGAAGTTTCCGGAGGCGGTGCGCAAGGCCGGTCAGGATGCCGATCCGGCCCTGCCACACCACATGGCGGATCTGTTCCAGCGTGAAGAGCGCTACGAAGTATTGGCCAACGACATCGGCACCGTGCAGTCCTACATCGCCAAAAATCTGAAAGCGTAG
- the recJ gene encoding single-stranded-DNA-specific exonuclease RecJ, which translates to MQKTILRRTAPEQAPDTPLAGDLPPLLDRLYRLRGVSRAEELSHKLQHLHKPTFKGLPEAVALLADAVEAQANVLIVGDFDADGATSSALAVMALQAMGLSSVDFLVPNRFEYGYGLTPEIVEVAAAMAPDVIVTVDNGISSVEGVRAAQAHGIAVVVTDHHLPGDELPPAEAIVNPNQPGCPFPSKNLAGVGVIFYVMNGLRTELRQRGWFAQGQPEPNMANFLDLVALGTVADVVPLDHNNRILVSQGLQRIRAGVARPGIIALLDVAGRQMHRLVASDLGFAIGPRLNAAGRLDDISVGIQCLMCDSDELAREMALTLDELNRDRKAIEGGMQKEAVAMLNRLQLDEENQALPWGLCLYDGNWHQGVIGILASRIKDRLHRPVIVFADAGDGEIKGSARSIPGLHIRDALDAVAARHPHLLNKFGGHAMAAGMTLSRENFDAFQQAFDDEVKRQLQPEDLQPVLISDGNLTPAEVNLELASLLRNAGPWGQHFPEPLFDGEFALAQQRLVGEKHLKMTLALDSQGQHLVDAIAFNIDPELWPNPSVQRVRLAYRLDVNEFRGRQSVQLMVEYLEPA; encoded by the coding sequence ATGCAAAAAACCATCCTCCGCCGTACCGCCCCCGAACAGGCCCCGGACACGCCACTGGCCGGTGACCTGCCACCCTTGCTGGATCGGTTGTATCGCCTCCGTGGCGTTTCCCGCGCCGAGGAGCTCTCTCACAAACTCCAACACCTGCACAAGCCCACCTTCAAAGGTCTGCCTGAAGCCGTGGCGTTGTTGGCCGATGCCGTCGAAGCCCAGGCCAATGTGTTGATCGTGGGCGACTTCGATGCCGATGGCGCCACCAGCTCGGCGCTGGCGGTGATGGCACTGCAGGCCATGGGTCTGTCGAGTGTGGATTTTCTGGTGCCCAACCGGTTTGAGTACGGTTATGGGCTGACGCCGGAGATCGTGGAAGTGGCGGCGGCGATGGCGCCGGATGTCATTGTGACGGTGGATAACGGTATTTCCAGTGTCGAGGGCGTGCGCGCGGCGCAGGCGCATGGCATCGCGGTGGTGGTGACCGACCATCACCTGCCCGGGGACGAGCTGCCACCCGCGGAGGCGATTGTGAACCCCAATCAGCCGGGTTGTCCCTTTCCCAGTAAAAACCTGGCGGGCGTGGGTGTGATTTTTTATGTGATGAATGGTCTGCGGACGGAGTTGCGTCAGCGTGGCTGGTTTGCCCAGGGCCAGCCCGAGCCCAATATGGCGAACTTTCTGGATCTGGTGGCGCTGGGCACCGTGGCGGATGTGGTGCCGCTCGATCACAATAACCGGATTCTGGTCTCCCAGGGGCTGCAGCGGATTCGGGCCGGTGTGGCGCGTCCGGGCATCATCGCGCTGCTGGATGTGGCCGGGCGACAGATGCATCGGCTGGTGGCCAGTGATCTGGGCTTTGCCATTGGCCCGCGCCTGAACGCAGCGGGGCGGTTGGACGATATTTCGGTGGGCATTCAGTGTCTGATGTGTGACAGCGATGAACTGGCCCGGGAAATGGCGTTGACATTGGATGAGCTCAACCGCGACCGCAAGGCGATTGAAGGCGGCATGCAGAAAGAAGCGGTGGCCATGCTCAATCGGTTGCAGTTGGATGAAGAAAATCAGGCCCTGCCCTGGGGGCTCTGCCTGTACGATGGCAATTGGCATCAGGGCGTGATCGGTATTCTGGCTTCGCGTATCAAGGATCGTCTGCACCGCCCGGTGATCGTATTCGCCGACGCGGGAGACGGGGAGATCAAAGGCTCGGCCCGTTCCATCCCCGGTTTGCATATCCGCGATGCGCTGGATGCCGTGGCGGCACGCCACCCACACTTGTTGAACAAGTTCGGCGGCCACGCCATGGCGGCGGGTATGACGCTCTCAAGGGAGAATTTCGACGCGTTTCAACAGGCCTTCGATGACGAAGTGAAGCGCCAGTTACAGCCGGAAGATCTTCAGCCGGTGTTGATCAGTGACGGCAATCTGACACCCGCGGAAGTGAATCTTGAACTGGCCAGTCTGCTGCGCAATGCGGGCCCCTGGGGACAGCACTTTCCCGAACCCTTGTTCGATGGGGAGTTTGCTCTGGCTCAGCAGCGTCTGGTGGGAGAGAAACATCTGAAGATGACGTTGGCTCTGGACTCACAGGGGCAACATCTGGTGGACGCCATTGCGTTCAATATTGATCCTGAGCTGTGGCCGAATCCCTCGGTGCAACGTGTGCGCCTGGCGTATCGGTTGGATGTGAATGAGTTTCGCGGGCGTCAATCGGTGCAGCTGATGGTGGAGTATCTGGAGCCGGCGTGA
- a CDS encoding ABC transporter ATP-binding protein — MTSRALVQANGVGKVVSTAEGQLTILHRISLSVAEGESVAITGPSGSGKSTLLGILAGLDLPSFGEVQLCGQTLTALDEEGRARVRAESVGFVFQSFQLLPGLTALENVMLPMELHGMKNARSRAQDYLARVGLAERLTHYPQQLSGGEQQRVAVARAFASQPKVLFADEPTGNLDIHTGARIIDLLFELNREQGTTLILITHEERLAQRCGRRVHLVAGSLEPEIDPVPEEA, encoded by the coding sequence ATGACTTCCAGGGCACTGGTACAGGCCAACGGCGTTGGCAAGGTGGTTTCAACCGCAGAAGGGCAACTGACCATTCTGCACCGCATTTCCCTTTCGGTGGCGGAGGGCGAAAGTGTGGCAATCACCGGCCCCTCGGGCTCCGGCAAGTCAACGCTGCTGGGTATTCTGGCGGGGCTGGATCTGCCGAGTTTCGGTGAGGTGCAACTGTGTGGCCAGACGCTGACGGCGCTGGACGAGGAGGGGCGGGCAAGGGTCCGGGCCGAGTCCGTCGGTTTTGTGTTCCAGTCGTTCCAACTGCTGCCGGGCCTGACCGCGCTGGAGAACGTCATGCTGCCCATGGAGCTGCACGGCATGAAGAATGCGCGCAGCCGTGCCCAGGACTATCTGGCCCGGGTCGGGTTGGCCGAGCGTCTGACCCATTACCCGCAACAGCTCTCCGGCGGTGAGCAGCAGCGGGTGGCGGTGGCGCGGGCCTTTGCCAGTCAGCCCAAGGTGCTGTTTGCCGATGAACCCACGGGCAACCTGGATATCCACACCGGTGCCAGAATCATCGACCTGTTGTTTGAACTGAATCGCGAACAGGGCACCACCCTGATTCTGATTACCCACGAAGAGCGCCTGGCCCAGCGCTGTGGTCGTCGCGTTCACCTGGTGGCCGGTTCTCTCGAGCCGGAAATCGACCCCGTGCCAGAGGAGGCCTGA